Proteins co-encoded in one Christiangramia fulva genomic window:
- a CDS encoding DUF4403 family protein, with the protein MENNIKIILPVKIGYPVLEKYLREKLMGEIIQKKKGNGEMRNFAQILELSLYKSSLANYDVALELELQTLTSLWKNRPVKLVFHAKLEFDRNVQQISISDYKMTAKSNSKIADFLLHGILNTWFYEKLKKRMNFDFLPEIASQLEKLNEKLLNQIETVEGVHLSGSLQSIEIEEITALEDHLHISLDILGDTSVEIKKIKF; encoded by the coding sequence ATGGAAAACAATATTAAGATCATTCTTCCCGTGAAAATTGGCTATCCGGTGCTGGAAAAATATCTGCGGGAAAAGCTGATGGGTGAGATCATTCAGAAGAAAAAAGGCAATGGCGAGATGCGCAATTTTGCCCAAATTCTGGAGCTGTCTTTGTACAAAAGCAGCCTTGCAAATTATGATGTTGCCCTTGAACTGGAACTGCAAACACTTACTTCTCTATGGAAGAACCGCCCCGTAAAGCTTGTTTTTCATGCAAAGCTTGAGTTCGACCGCAATGTGCAGCAAATTTCTATCAGTGATTATAAAATGACGGCGAAAAGCAATAGCAAAATTGCCGATTTCCTGCTTCACGGAATTTTAAACACCTGGTTCTACGAAAAATTGAAAAAGAGAATGAATTTTGATTTTCTTCCGGAAATCGCCAGTCAGCTTGAAAAGCTCAACGAAAAACTTCTTAATCAGATTGAAACTGTGGAAGGAGTACATCTAAGTGGCTCCCTGCAAAGCATTGAAATTGAAGAGATCACAGCCCTCGAAGATCATCTGCACATTTCTTTAGACATTCTGGGTGATACTTCGGTAGAGATCAAAAAGATAAAATTCTGA
- a CDS encoding 2-oxo acid dehydrogenase subunit E2 — protein sequence MAKEIKIPQIAEGVESATVTEILVSEGDSVEKDQSIITVESDKASVEIPCPEAGTVKSISVSEGDEVKVGDVILKLEAGDSDEEDSEEEEEKSEKGKEEKEKKEQKKKSDKDESEEDDSDEDESEEEGKESKSQKGKEKKDKKEDNSEDKSEDEEKSEKGKEEKNKKDKSKKESEKDDSGSEEKESKKKKDKDSDEKDSEESSAAEVPASPGVRRFARELGIDISKVDGTGENGRISKEDVKNFAKEGSGKAASKSELSLPDFSKWGATERKPMSGIRSATAKNVSASWSTIPHVFQFDEADISAIEEHMEKLSEKAEKAGAKITITSILVKIAATALRQFPKFNASLDLENKEMILKKYVNIGLAVDTEKGLLVPVIKNADQKTIIEIASEIGKLAEKARAGKLEPEEMKGGNFTISNLGGIGGTNFTPIIPHPQVAILGVSRAQKKPVYIDGNMEPRDMLPLSLSYDHRLIDGAEGAEFITWISKALEDPYQALLGA from the coding sequence ATGGCAAAAGAAATTAAGATCCCGCAGATTGCCGAAGGAGTTGAATCGGCTACCGTAACCGAAATTCTCGTAAGCGAGGGCGACAGCGTGGAAAAAGACCAGTCTATCATCACCGTGGAATCTGATAAAGCTTCGGTTGAAATTCCCTGTCCTGAAGCCGGGACGGTAAAATCTATTTCGGTGAGTGAAGGCGATGAAGTGAAAGTAGGCGATGTGATCCTGAAACTCGAGGCCGGTGATTCTGATGAAGAAGATTCTGAAGAAGAAGAGGAAAAGAGTGAAAAAGGAAAAGAGGAAAAGGAAAAAAAAGAGCAGAAAAAAAAGTCTGATAAAGACGAATCTGAAGAGGATGATTCTGATGAAGACGAATCTGAAGAGGAAGGGAAGGAGTCAAAGAGTCAAAAAGGGAAAGAGAAAAAGGACAAAAAAGAAGATAATTCAGAGGATAAATCTGAGGACGAGGAAAAAAGTGAAAAAGGAAAAGAGGAAAAGAATAAAAAAGATAAAAGTAAAAAGGAGTCTGAAAAAGATGATTCAGGATCTGAAGAGAAAGAGTCCAAAAAGAAAAAAGATAAGGATTCCGACGAAAAAGATTCTGAAGAAAGCAGCGCGGCAGAAGTTCCCGCCTCCCCGGGAGTACGCCGGTTTGCCCGCGAACTGGGAATCGATATTTCAAAAGTTGACGGGACCGGTGAAAACGGTCGAATCAGCAAAGAAGACGTAAAGAATTTCGCCAAAGAGGGGTCGGGAAAAGCGGCTTCAAAAAGCGAATTATCATTACCCGATTTCAGCAAATGGGGCGCTACCGAACGCAAACCCATGTCGGGAATTAGAAGCGCGACCGCGAAAAATGTATCGGCTTCCTGGAGTACTATTCCGCATGTATTTCAGTTTGACGAGGCTGATATTTCAGCAATCGAAGAGCATATGGAAAAGCTCAGCGAGAAAGCCGAAAAAGCCGGCGCGAAGATCACGATTACCTCGATTCTGGTTAAAATTGCGGCCACCGCATTACGGCAATTTCCGAAGTTCAATGCCAGCCTGGACCTGGAAAATAAGGAAATGATCCTGAAAAAATACGTGAATATCGGCCTTGCCGTAGACACCGAAAAAGGCCTGCTGGTGCCGGTGATCAAAAATGCTGATCAGAAGACGATTATCGAGATCGCTTCCGAAATTGGAAAGCTCGCCGAAAAAGCTCGTGCGGGCAAACTCGAACCGGAAGAAATGAAGGGCGGTAATTTTACCATTTCTAACCTCGGCGGGATTGGTGGCACCAATTTCACGCCCATCATTCCGCATCCGCAGGTGGCGATCCTGGGTGTGTCTCGAGCTCAGAAAAAACCTGTTTATATAGACGGGAACATGGAACCACGGGATATGCTTCCGCTAAGCCTCTCGTATGATCACCGCCTGATCGATGGCGCCGAAGGAGCCGAATTCATTACCTGGATCTCCAAAGCGCTGGAAGATCCGTACCAGGCATTGCTTGGGGCTTAA
- a CDS encoding dodecin family protein, translating into MSIVKVIEVLATSDESFEAATKNALKEASKSVKNIESIYVKEMNAKVVNNEIVSYGVNAKISFKVE; encoded by the coding sequence ATGAGTATTGTAAAGGTAATTGAAGTTCTTGCGACTTCAGATGAAAGTTTTGAAGCAGCCACAAAGAACGCTTTGAAAGAAGCTTCTAAATCGGTAAAAAATATTGAATCTATTTATGTAAAGGAAATGAACGCCAAAGTGGTAAACAACGAGATTGTTTCTTACGGTGTAAATGCGAAAATATCTTTTAAAGTAGAATAA
- a CDS encoding restriction endonuclease, which yields MEIPKFHETFIPILKTLSDGNTMHHREMSKKIIDSFYSNLTKEQLEKKTKSGDILILNRIAWGKSYLKKGGFIEFPKRGMVRITEKGLKSVNRNLTLKDVENSSGLLDFYTEENPSKKTTPEKITNASPQDLIDEGFTQIDTEVKNELLTKLKTIDPFYFEKVILILLKKMGYGDFIETAKTGDGGIDGIINEDKLGLDKIYIQAKRYGDNKVREKDIRNFIGAMSGDTQKGVFVTTSNFDKGAIKKASDAHHTIILIDGNKLTDLMHEFNVGLQIKSVYEVKELDIDFFEGE from the coding sequence ATGGAAATTCCTAAATTTCACGAAACATTTATTCCAATTCTCAAAACTCTCTCCGATGGAAATACAATGCACCATCGTGAAATGAGTAAAAAAATTATAGATTCTTTTTATTCCAATTTAACAAAAGAACAGTTAGAGAAAAAAACCAAAAGTGGTGATATTCTAATTCTAAACAGGATAGCCTGGGGTAAATCGTATCTAAAAAAAGGTGGCTTTATAGAATTTCCAAAACGGGGAATGGTCAGAATAACAGAGAAAGGTCTTAAATCGGTTAATCGAAACTTAACTTTAAAAGATGTCGAAAACTCATCCGGCTTACTTGATTTTTATACCGAAGAAAATCCTTCAAAAAAAACTACTCCTGAAAAAATAACCAATGCGTCACCCCAGGATTTAATTGATGAAGGCTTTACGCAAATTGATACGGAAGTTAAAAATGAACTTCTGACTAAACTAAAAACTATCGACCCTTTCTATTTTGAAAAAGTCATTTTGATTCTTCTGAAAAAGATGGGATATGGCGACTTTATTGAAACGGCAAAAACAGGTGATGGTGGGATCGATGGAATTATTAATGAAGATAAGCTGGGTCTAGACAAGATTTATATACAAGCTAAAAGGTATGGCGACAATAAAGTAAGAGAAAAAGACATTAGAAATTTTATTGGCGCTATGAGCGGAGATACACAAAAAGGAGTATTTGTAACAACTTCAAATTTTGATAAAGGAGCTATTAAAAAAGCAAGCGATGCGCATCATACAATAATATTAATAGATGGTAATAAGTTGACGGACCTGATGCACGAATTTAATGTAGGACTTCAAATCAAATCTGTTTACGAAGTAAAAGAATTAGATATAGATTTTTTCGAAGGGGAGTGA
- the hemN gene encoding oxygen-independent coproporphyrinogen III oxidase, whose translation MNLIEKYNVAGPRYTSYPTVPFWEDQNFTLNSWKEQLKKSFAESNKTEGISVYIHLPFCESLCTFCGCNKRITKNHDVETPYINAVIAEWELYCEMLGEKPIVKELHLGGGTPTFFSVKNLQLLMKGIFKFAERHPEAEFSFEGHPNNTTEQHLKILGKLGFTRVSFGVQDYNPAVQKAIHRIQPFENVRKVTNWAREAGFTSIGHDLVFGLPFQTAEDIVQSIMRTKELMPDRIAFYSYAHVPWIKGNGQRGFKEEDLPDASEKRLMYEIGKKMLQESGYVEIGMDHFALKTDSLYKALEEKKIHRNFMGYTSSKTKVMIGLGVSAISDCWYGFAQNAKGVEEYESLVCNGILPVYRGHILNEEDLIIRKHILNLMCKMETSWEQLPDYIPEIRDIKNRLLEMSLDGVVEMGDHGLKIPQSGRPFVRNVCMAFDLRLQRQKPDTQLFSMTI comes from the coding sequence ATGAATCTTATCGAGAAATATAATGTTGCGGGGCCTCGCTATACGAGCTACCCAACAGTTCCATTTTGGGAAGATCAGAATTTCACCCTGAACTCCTGGAAGGAGCAGCTGAAAAAGAGTTTTGCAGAAAGCAATAAAACGGAGGGAATAAGTGTATATATTCACCTTCCTTTTTGTGAAAGCCTGTGCACCTTTTGCGGATGTAATAAGAGAATTACCAAAAATCACGATGTGGAAACTCCCTATATAAATGCGGTGATCGCAGAGTGGGAGCTGTATTGTGAAATGCTTGGAGAGAAACCTATTGTAAAAGAACTGCACCTTGGCGGAGGCACGCCCACTTTCTTTTCAGTAAAAAATCTTCAATTGCTGATGAAAGGCATTTTCAAGTTTGCTGAAAGACATCCCGAAGCAGAATTCAGTTTTGAAGGCCATCCCAACAATACTACGGAACAACACTTGAAGATACTGGGAAAACTCGGTTTTACAAGGGTGAGTTTTGGCGTGCAGGATTATAATCCCGCCGTACAAAAAGCCATACATCGCATTCAGCCTTTCGAGAATGTGCGAAAGGTCACCAATTGGGCGCGTGAAGCAGGTTTTACCTCTATTGGTCACGACCTCGTTTTTGGGCTTCCTTTCCAAACTGCTGAAGATATCGTGCAAAGCATCATGCGAACCAAAGAACTTATGCCAGACCGAATTGCCTTTTACAGCTATGCGCATGTGCCATGGATAAAAGGAAATGGCCAGCGTGGTTTTAAGGAAGAAGATCTGCCTGATGCCAGTGAAAAACGACTTATGTACGAGATTGGCAAAAAAATGCTTCAGGAATCGGGATATGTTGAAATAGGCATGGACCATTTTGCCTTAAAAACCGATAGTTTATATAAAGCTTTAGAAGAAAAGAAGATCCATAGAAATTTTATGGGATATACTTCTTCCAAAACAAAGGTTATGATAGGCCTTGGTGTTTCAGCCATTAGCGACTGCTGGTACGGTTTTGCACAGAACGCCAAGGGAGTGGAAGAATATGAATCCCTTGTCTGCAACGGAATTTTACCCGTTTACCGCGGACATATTTTAAATGAAGAAGACCTGATCATCAGGAAACACATCCTCAACCTGATGTGTAAAATGGAAACGAGCTGGGAGCAGCTTCCAGATTATATTCCCGAAATAAGAGATATTAAAAACAGACTTTTGGAAATGTCTTTAGACGGGGTGGTAGAAATGGGAGATCATGGCCTAAAGATCCCACAATCGGGAAGGCCTTTTGTAAGAAACGTATGTATGGCATTCGACCTTAGGCTGCAACGGCAGAAACCAGACACCCAATTATTCTCAATGACGATTTAA
- a CDS encoding sugar phosphate isomerase/epimerase family protein produces the protein MNRKHFIETMGILGASALMPLPGYSMFEKPKFKMGLQLYTINENMNKDAVATLKAAKSMGYEDFETFGFDGDIGTFYGYKSSEFKKILEELQITASSGHFGFSSYLNRSNDELKGFVDQCIRGAEDLDLKYITWPWIAPEQRTMDNFKIMADKLNVIGEQVTSAGLGFAYHNHGFEFLDHNGETGFDIILRETDPELVKLQLDMYWVMHSSNSSPRELVKDQPGRYVMWHIKDMDKITRDYTELGNGSIDYTSILPDPAESGLEFYYIEQGGNYTHNPMRSIADSAEFFKKHLQKYL, from the coding sequence ATGAATAGAAAACATTTTATTGAAACCATGGGTATTTTAGGTGCGTCTGCATTGATGCCCCTGCCAGGATATTCAATGTTTGAAAAACCTAAATTTAAAATGGGGCTTCAGTTATATACCATAAACGAGAACATGAATAAAGATGCTGTAGCTACGCTAAAGGCTGCAAAAAGTATGGGATATGAAGATTTTGAAACATTTGGGTTCGATGGTGATATTGGAACTTTCTACGGATATAAATCATCAGAATTCAAAAAGATCCTGGAAGAACTTCAAATTACTGCCTCGAGTGGACATTTCGGATTTTCATCGTATCTCAATAGATCAAACGATGAATTAAAAGGCTTTGTAGACCAGTGTATCAGAGGTGCTGAAGATCTGGATCTAAAATATATTACCTGGCCCTGGATAGCTCCTGAACAACGAACGATGGATAATTTCAAAATAATGGCAGATAAATTAAATGTGATTGGTGAACAGGTAACTTCCGCAGGCCTTGGATTTGCCTATCATAACCACGGTTTTGAATTTTTAGATCACAATGGTGAAACCGGATTTGATATTATTTTGAGGGAAACCGATCCAGAACTTGTCAAACTTCAACTGGATATGTACTGGGTTATGCATTCTTCTAATTCTAGTCCCAGGGAACTGGTTAAAGATCAGCCCGGTCGTTACGTAATGTGGCACATTAAAGATATGGACAAAATTACGAGAGATTATACCGAGCTGGGAAATGGTTCCATAGATTACACTTCCATACTTCCTGATCCGGCAGAGTCTGGCCTTGAATTCTATTACATTGAACAGGGAGGAAATTACACCCATAATCCCATGCGAAGTATAGCTGATAGCGCTGAATTCTTCAAAAAACATTTGCAGAAATATCTATAA
- a CDS encoding helix-turn-helix domain-containing protein: METKKKNRIMTLDQMKDKHIGKIGSEEREKYEFDLRLDVLGEMIKTARKERHLTQEQLGELIGVQKSQISKLERNAKNVTIETILKVFKALKANIKFSIEMADGDFKVA, encoded by the coding sequence ATGGAAACAAAGAAGAAAAATAGAATAATGACTTTAGACCAAATGAAGGACAAACATATTGGTAAAATTGGTTCTGAAGAAAGGGAAAAATACGAATTCGATTTACGGTTAGATGTTCTTGGAGAAATGATTAAAACTGCCAGAAAAGAAAGACATTTAACACAAGAACAGCTTGGAGAATTAATTGGAGTACAAAAATCTCAAATTTCAAAATTAGAGAGGAATGCTAAAAATGTTACCATTGAAACAATCCTCAAAGTTTTCAAGGCGCTAAAAGCAAACATAAAATTCAGTATCGAAATGGCTGATGGAGATTTCAAGGTTGCTTAG
- the aceE gene encoding pyruvate dehydrogenase (acetyl-transferring), homodimeric type, which yields MAGKEKSSSFETENKEWLDSFHWILKNESPERAREILALLEDEASKKGVLPHNPLNTPYINTIPEKEEEAYPGDLEIEEKLLSLIRWNAMAMVAKANKKNTGIGGHISTYASIANLWEVGFNHFFRNNDKGPGDTIYFQGHASPGVYARSFVEGRFDEEYLENFRRDVYSKKSLTSYPHPRLMPEYWSHPTVSMGLAPIQAIYQARFNKYLEHRGLIEENDQKVWAFLGDGEMDEPESRGAISIAARDKLDNLIFVVDCNLQRLDGPVRGNQKIIQELERLFRGAGWNVIKVLWGSDWEHILEKDKSDKLIQKLNELPDGMLQKFAFEEGSYMREHLFGDDEELKDLVKNLSDEELKKLKRGGHDPVKIYNAYKKAVETKDMPTIILAQTIKGYGQGKSGEASNVAHQTKKMNLQGLKHFRDYFDVPISDEDLEDIPFIRPEKNSEEFKYLKNRREDLGGFIPVRKDKSGKLKAPDNSIFEKFMEGSGEDEAATTSVLVQILGKLLKDKNIGKFITPIIPDESRTFGMEALFQQAGIYAEGGQKYEPVDKDSLLYYKETEKGVILEEGITEAGCTSEFIAAGTAYLNQGLNMIPFYFFYSMFGFQRTADLIWVAADAGAKGFLVGGISGRTSLPGEGLQHQDGQSHLYAMAFPNIAAYDPAFAYEIAIIVKNGIKRMYTNKENIFYYITVGNATYPMPKMPENAEEGVLKGMYRYLKSNKKGKLKAHLFGSGAIMKEVIEAQEILEKDYDISTDIWSVTSYKALYDDAIDTERQNRLKAQLNKEPNYIQESLKNEKGVFVAATDYVKAVPASVSKWFPKGLSILGTDGFGRSDTREELRKFFEVNAANIVYTVLYELCLEDKIDSKDLKKAAKKLKIEPKKPNPRTS from the coding sequence ATGGCCGGCAAAGAAAAATCTTCCAGTTTTGAGACTGAAAATAAGGAATGGCTCGATTCCTTCCACTGGATCTTGAAAAATGAATCTCCAGAAAGGGCAAGGGAAATTCTTGCTTTACTTGAAGACGAGGCATCCAAAAAGGGCGTTCTACCTCATAATCCGCTGAATACTCCCTATATCAATACGATTCCTGAAAAAGAAGAGGAAGCTTATCCCGGCGATCTGGAGATCGAGGAGAAACTGCTTTCCCTAATACGCTGGAATGCGATGGCCATGGTGGCGAAGGCGAATAAAAAGAATACCGGCATTGGCGGACATATTTCCACCTATGCCTCAATTGCCAATCTCTGGGAAGTGGGTTTCAATCATTTTTTCAGAAATAATGACAAAGGGCCCGGCGATACCATTTACTTCCAGGGGCATGCTTCACCCGGGGTTTATGCAAGGTCTTTTGTAGAAGGTCGGTTTGACGAGGAATATCTTGAGAATTTCAGAAGGGATGTTTACAGCAAAAAATCGCTTACCTCCTACCCTCACCCACGGCTCATGCCCGAATACTGGAGCCACCCAACCGTTTCTATGGGCCTGGCTCCAATACAGGCAATCTACCAGGCGCGATTCAATAAATACCTGGAGCATCGGGGACTAATCGAAGAAAATGATCAAAAAGTTTGGGCTTTCCTCGGTGATGGAGAAATGGATGAACCGGAATCACGCGGAGCTATTAGCATCGCTGCCAGGGATAAACTGGACAATCTCATTTTTGTGGTGGACTGTAACCTGCAACGTCTTGATGGTCCTGTTCGTGGAAACCAGAAGATCATTCAGGAGCTTGAAAGGCTTTTCAGGGGTGCAGGCTGGAATGTGATCAAAGTTCTATGGGGCAGCGACTGGGAGCACATTTTGGAAAAAGACAAAAGCGACAAACTTATTCAAAAGCTGAATGAGCTGCCCGACGGCATGCTTCAGAAATTCGCCTTTGAAGAAGGAAGTTATATGCGGGAACACCTTTTTGGGGATGATGAGGAACTGAAAGATCTGGTAAAAAACCTTTCCGACGAAGAGCTGAAAAAACTGAAACGCGGCGGCCACGATCCCGTTAAGATCTACAACGCCTATAAAAAAGCCGTGGAAACCAAAGATATGCCCACCATCATCCTCGCACAGACCATTAAGGGTTACGGACAGGGAAAATCGGGTGAGGCCAGCAATGTAGCGCACCAGACCAAAAAAATGAATCTTCAGGGGCTGAAGCATTTCAGGGATTATTTTGATGTACCGATCTCAGATGAAGACCTGGAAGATATCCCTTTCATTCGTCCGGAAAAAAACAGTGAGGAATTCAAATATTTAAAAAATAGACGTGAGGATCTCGGCGGATTTATACCCGTTAGAAAAGACAAAAGCGGCAAACTTAAAGCTCCTGATAATTCGATTTTCGAAAAATTCATGGAAGGTTCCGGTGAAGATGAAGCGGCCACCACCAGCGTGCTGGTACAGATCCTGGGAAAACTCCTGAAGGACAAGAATATTGGAAAATTTATAACTCCTATCATTCCCGATGAATCCAGAACCTTCGGGATGGAAGCCCTTTTCCAACAGGCCGGGATCTATGCGGAAGGCGGTCAAAAATACGAGCCTGTAGATAAAGACAGCCTGCTTTATTATAAAGAAACCGAAAAAGGAGTGATCCTCGAAGAAGGTATCACCGAGGCAGGATGCACCAGCGAGTTTATCGCTGCGGGAACGGCCTATCTCAACCAGGGACTGAATATGATCCCTTTCTATTTCTTCTATTCGATGTTCGGATTTCAGCGAACTGCCGATCTTATCTGGGTTGCCGCCGATGCCGGAGCCAAGGGATTCCTGGTAGGCGGGATTTCCGGTCGTACCAGCCTTCCCGGCGAAGGCCTGCAGCATCAGGACGGGCAAAGTCATTTATACGCGATGGCCTTTCCAAATATTGCGGCTTACGATCCCGCTTTCGCCTACGAGATTGCGATTATCGTGAAAAACGGTATCAAAAGAATGTACACTAACAAAGAGAATATTTTTTATTATATCACCGTGGGCAACGCCACTTACCCGATGCCGAAAATGCCCGAAAATGCTGAAGAAGGTGTTTTAAAAGGCATGTACCGCTATTTGAAATCGAACAAAAAAGGAAAACTCAAAGCGCATCTTTTCGGCAGCGGGGCGATCATGAAAGAGGTGATCGAAGCCCAGGAGATCCTGGAAAAGGACTATGATATAAGCACCGATATCTGGAGCGTGACCAGCTACAAAGCGCTGTATGACGATGCAATAGATACCGAAAGGCAAAACAGGCTGAAGGCCCAGCTGAATAAGGAACCTAATTATATCCAGGAAAGTTTAAAAAATGAAAAAGGAGTTTTCGTGGCTGCGACCGATTATGTGAAGGCGGTGCCGGCTTCGGTTTCAAAATGGTTCCCAAAGGGATTGAGCATCCTGGGTACCGATGGTTTTGGCCGAAGCGACACTCGCGAGGAACTGCGAAAATTCTTCGAGGTGAATGCCGCGAATATTGTATACACCGTGCTTTATGAATTATGTCTTGAAGATAAGATCGATTCTAAAGACCTGAAAAAAGCCGCGAAAAAATTAAAGATCGAACCTAAAAAACCAAATCCGAGAACATCTTGA
- the lpdA gene encoding dihydrolipoyl dehydrogenase yields the protein MAEKEKKELIIIGAGPGGYAAAFRAADLGIKVTLIDPEVNPGGVCLYRGCIPSKALLHLSQVKQEAEKAAEWGLKFEEPEIDLKKIRKWKESVVKKLTQGLGQLSKSRKVEYIKGHAYFKSDEILVVEPGDGEKTEMGFENIILATGSENISLPGVEIDHKYILDSTDALELKEIPESLLVIGGGYIGLEMGSVYAALGSKVSVAEMTAGFLPGADRDLVKVFEKEQPFEELYFSTKVEKLELKDKKVQVKLKPEDGKAQEKKFDKVLIAIGRQPQTKSLKLENCGLETNSDGFIEVDSKRRTGKKNIFAIGDLTGEPLLAHKATHEGRVAAEAIAMDDGAAYDPRSIPAIVFTNPQIAWCGLTSGEAKEKEMQVEILKFPWSASGRAVAIGQPNGITKLIVEKETGRILGGAVAGYNAGNMIMEISLAIEMAATAEDIALSIHPHPTLSETIMEAAEIYSSSPTHISR from the coding sequence ATGGCTGAAAAAGAGAAAAAAGAACTTATCATCATTGGGGCGGGCCCGGGAGGCTATGCCGCGGCTTTCCGCGCTGCCGATCTGGGAATAAAGGTCACCCTTATCGATCCCGAGGTTAATCCCGGCGGGGTATGCCTCTATCGCGGTTGCATTCCTTCCAAGGCGCTGCTTCACCTTTCACAGGTAAAACAGGAAGCTGAAAAAGCTGCCGAATGGGGATTAAAATTCGAAGAACCTGAGATCGACCTGAAAAAGATCAGGAAATGGAAAGAAAGCGTGGTGAAGAAACTTACCCAGGGGCTGGGACAGCTTTCGAAAAGCAGGAAAGTGGAATATATCAAAGGCCATGCTTATTTTAAAAGCGATGAAATACTGGTGGTGGAACCCGGGGATGGCGAAAAGACCGAAATGGGTTTTGAAAATATTATCCTTGCCACGGGATCTGAAAATATTTCACTTCCCGGTGTGGAGATCGACCATAAATATATTCTCGATTCTACGGACGCCCTGGAATTAAAGGAAATTCCCGAAAGTCTGCTCGTGATAGGCGGCGGATATATAGGCCTGGAAATGGGAAGCGTTTATGCCGCCCTGGGCTCAAAGGTTTCAGTAGCCGAAATGACCGCAGGCTTTCTTCCCGGTGCCGACCGTGACCTGGTAAAGGTCTTTGAAAAGGAACAGCCATTTGAAGAATTGTATTTCAGCACGAAGGTGGAAAAATTGGAATTAAAGGATAAAAAAGTGCAGGTAAAACTGAAGCCTGAAGATGGCAAAGCCCAAGAAAAGAAATTTGACAAGGTACTTATAGCCATTGGCCGCCAGCCGCAGACCAAAAGTCTGAAACTCGAAAATTGCGGACTGGAGACCAATTCTGACGGTTTTATAGAAGTCGACAGCAAAAGAAGGACTGGCAAAAAGAATATTTTCGCCATTGGCGATCTTACCGGCGAGCCTTTGCTCGCTCATAAGGCTACCCATGAAGGCCGTGTCGCTGCAGAAGCCATTGCGATGGATGACGGTGCGGCTTACGACCCAAGGTCAATTCCCGCGATCGTTTTTACCAATCCGCAGATCGCCTGGTGCGGACTCACCAGCGGAGAGGCAAAAGAAAAAGAAATGCAGGTGGAAATACTAAAATTTCCCTGGAGCGCCTCGGGCCGTGCGGTAGCCATTGGGCAACCAAACGGCATCACCAAACTGATCGTCGAAAAGGAAACCGGAAGGATCCTTGGTGGCGCCGTAGCCGGGTATAATGCCGGGAACATGATCATGGAAATTTCGCTCGCCATAGAAATGGCAGCAACAGCCGAAGATATAGCCTTAAGCATCCACCCACACCCAACTTTATCGGAAACGATCATGGAGGCCGCCGAAATATATTCAAGCAGTCCGACCCATATTTCGAGGTGA
- a CDS encoding DUF2255 family protein: MFPKDFYSYLANNTLVEIKGGLTRPSFLKIWMVEVDKRIFARSWNKSERSWFTEFQKTGIGEIKFGDKVIRVKGKKINASNPINQKISEAYLKKYDQPGNLKYAEGISQPEYFEYTMEFFHQEPH; encoded by the coding sequence ATGTTTCCAAAAGATTTTTATTCCTATTTAGCAAACAACACTCTGGTTGAAATAAAAGGAGGATTAACAAGGCCCTCTTTTTTAAAAATCTGGATGGTAGAGGTAGATAAAAGAATTTTCGCCAGAAGTTGGAACAAAAGCGAAAGAAGTTGGTTTACTGAGTTTCAAAAAACAGGAATCGGAGAAATAAAATTTGGGGATAAGGTAATCCGCGTAAAGGGGAAGAAAATTAATGCCAGTAACCCCATTAATCAGAAAATTAGTGAAGCCTACCTCAAAAAATATGATCAGCCAGGAAATTTGAAATATGCAGAAGGGATTTCTCAACCCGAATATTTCGAATATACCATGGAATTCTTCCATCAGGAACCACATTAA